The following coding sequences are from one Streptomyces dengpaensis window:
- a CDS encoding DUF3040 domain-containing protein has product MPLSEHEQRMLEQMERALYAEDPKFATALEGSGLRTYTRRRVYQAVAGFLVGIALLMAGMVAQQIWVSVVGFLVMLGCAVLAVTGWRKAPKPGEQSAAGAPGARRHHPRQRRSLMDRIEQRWQRRRDEEGH; this is encoded by the coding sequence GTGCCGCTCTCGGAGCACGAGCAGCGAATGCTCGAGCAGATGGAGCGAGCGCTGTACGCCGAAGATCCCAAGTTCGCGACAGCGCTTGAGGGAAGCGGGCTGCGTACGTACACCCGGCGACGGGTCTACCAGGCGGTCGCCGGCTTCCTGGTGGGTATCGCGCTCCTCATGGCCGGAATGGTCGCACAGCAGATCTGGGTCAGCGTGGTGGGCTTCCTCGTCATGCTGGGCTGTGCGGTGCTCGCCGTCACCGGTTGGCGCAAGGCCCCCAAGCCGGGTGAACAGTCGGCCGCCGGTGCACCCGGCGCCCGTCGGCACCACCCGAGGCAACGCCGCTCCTTGATGGACCGCATCGAACAACGCTGGCAGCGCCGCCGCGACGAAGAGGGCCATTAG
- a CDS encoding SAV_6107 family HEPN domain-containing protein produces the protein MASSSAAAARRRRATGPAPSLNGPASDVHPVLRRATAPPAALDLLAQARAGLDEATALDTPNERYATAHLAALRTAAAVLAARGRPETTPRRRARIRSAWEVLPEIAPELTEWSALFASGATRRARAEAGIQGAASSRDADDLLRDVAMFLRLVERMLVLQPVLPQPRQEPRQEGDQQVPDAG, from the coding sequence ATGGCCAGCTCTTCCGCGGCCGCCGCCCGCCGGCGCCGCGCCACCGGCCCTGCCCCCTCACTGAACGGCCCGGCGAGCGACGTGCACCCCGTGCTGCGCCGGGCCACGGCCCCGCCCGCCGCCCTCGATCTGCTCGCCCAGGCCCGCGCCGGACTCGACGAGGCGACGGCACTCGACACGCCCAACGAGCGGTATGCGACAGCCCACTTGGCCGCGCTGCGCACCGCCGCCGCCGTCCTCGCCGCGCGCGGACGCCCGGAGACCACGCCCCGACGCAGGGCCCGCATCCGGAGCGCCTGGGAAGTGCTCCCCGAAATCGCGCCCGAACTCACCGAGTGGAGCGCGCTGTTCGCCTCGGGCGCGACCCGCCGCGCCCGCGCCGAGGCGGGCATACAGGGCGCGGCCAGCAGCCGCGACGCCGACGACCTGCTGCGCGACGTGGCGATGTTCCTGCGCCTCGTCGAGCGCATGCTCGTACTGCAGCCCGTCCTGCCGCAGCCACGACAGGAGCCACGACAGGAGGGAGACCAGCAGGTCCCGGACGCCGGCTGA
- a CDS encoding phytoene desaturase family protein, whose product MGRIAVIGAGMGAMAAAARLAVAGHRVVVYERGATYGGAVRRFERDGFAFDMGPALLPLPAVYRDLFIKTGKQPLEECVELVQVDPSSRHVFADGTEVSLPNASRAGVVGALDEALGAPAGARWGDFLVRAREAWDRTRRPLLEEPLWPNWSVLAEREPYPSVPHKKLLRTRRATTLAEVAAWELRDPRLTALLEGTALAYGLDPRVTPASAAVLPYMEHAFGSWYVRGGIRELARAVYERCLARKVEFRFETCVERIVEKDGRAAGVELTDGTVADADFVVAGVAPGALDRLAPGTAIRAEGEVPPRRGAPSRLTVLLALRGGRPEGVAHRTVVHAGDREEELDRLFGERSGLPAAPTVTVSRPDDPALVPDAEHEAVTLTVSVPSGLPVSESDVERVLGVTERAIPGLRDRLLWHEVRTPAYIAETTGADGGAVPAPALAAADGRLLHPSNGTRMPGLFAAGGWAHPGGGLPHAGMSGALVAGLIVEGPEFRGSQ is encoded by the coding sequence ATGGGACGGATTGCGGTGATCGGCGCCGGGATGGGCGCGATGGCGGCCGCCGCCCGGCTGGCCGTCGCGGGCCACCGGGTGGTGGTGTACGAGCGTGGGGCGACGTACGGCGGTGCGGTGCGCCGCTTCGAGCGCGACGGCTTCGCGTTCGACATGGGCCCGGCACTGCTGCCGCTGCCCGCGGTCTACCGCGACCTCTTCATCAAGACAGGCAAGCAGCCACTGGAGGAGTGCGTCGAGCTGGTCCAGGTTGACCCGTCGTCGCGGCATGTCTTCGCCGACGGCACGGAGGTGTCGCTGCCGAACGCCTCGCGTGCCGGAGTCGTCGGCGCGCTGGACGAGGCGCTCGGAGCGCCCGCGGGCGCGCGGTGGGGCGACTTCCTGGTGCGGGCCCGCGAGGCGTGGGACCGCACGCGCCGGCCGCTCCTGGAGGAGCCGCTGTGGCCCAACTGGTCGGTGCTCGCCGAGCGCGAGCCCTACCCCTCGGTGCCGCACAAGAAGCTGCTGCGCACCCGGCGGGCCACCACCCTCGCCGAGGTCGCCGCCTGGGAGCTGCGCGACCCGCGCCTGACGGCCCTCCTGGAGGGCACCGCCCTCGCGTACGGGCTCGACCCACGCGTCACCCCGGCGAGCGCCGCCGTGCTGCCCTATATGGAGCACGCCTTCGGCAGCTGGTATGTGCGCGGAGGCATACGGGAGTTGGCGCGCGCGGTGTACGAGCGGTGCCTCGCCCGCAAGGTCGAGTTCCGCTTCGAGACCTGCGTCGAGCGGATCGTCGAGAAGGACGGCCGGGCGGCGGGCGTGGAACTCACGGACGGCACGGTCGCGGACGCCGACTTCGTCGTGGCGGGGGTGGCGCCCGGCGCGCTGGACCGCCTCGCCCCAGGGACGGCGATACGCGCGGAGGGCGAGGTCCCGCCGCGGCGCGGGGCGCCCAGCCGGCTGACCGTGCTGCTGGCGCTGCGCGGTGGACGGCCCGAGGGGGTGGCGCATCGGACGGTGGTCCACGCGGGGGACCGCGAGGAGGAGTTGGACCGGCTCTTCGGTGAGCGCTCGGGACTCCCGGCCGCGCCCACGGTCACGGTGTCGCGCCCCGACGACCCCGCGCTCGTACCGGACGCGGAGCACGAGGCGGTCACGCTGACCGTGTCCGTGCCTTCGGGTCTTCCGGTGTCCGAGTCGGATGTGGAGCGGGTCCTCGGCGTCACCGAGCGTGCCATACCCGGGCTCCGCGACCGCCTTCTGTGGCACGAGGTCCGCACCCCGGCCTACATCGCGGAGACGACAGGGGCCGACGGCGGCGCGGTCCCCGCCCCGGCGCTCGCCGCGGCGGACGGCCGTCTGCTGCACCCGTCGAACGGCACGCGCATGCCGGGCCTGTTCGCGGCGGGCGGCTGGGCGCACCCCGGCGGCGGCCTCCCGCACGCGGGCATGTCGGGCGCGCTGGTCGCCGGGCTGATCGTGGAGGGACCGGAGTTCCGGGGCTCGCAGTAA
- a CDS encoding TetR/AcrR family transcriptional regulator has translation MESSSTTIGGGSRREATRQKLYEAAVTLIAEQGFSATTVDEIAERAGVAKGTVYYNFASKSVLFEELLRHGVGLLTASLREAAEETARNGGSKVDALDAMIRAGLVFIDRYPAFTQLYVAELWRTNRAWQSTLLVVRQEAVAVVEGVLRDGVANGELSDEIDIPLTAAALVGMVLVAALDWKAFQPERSLDDVHAALSRLLQGRVSGSR, from the coding sequence ATGGAAAGCAGCAGCACCACCATCGGCGGCGGCAGCCGTCGCGAGGCGACCCGGCAGAAACTCTACGAGGCGGCCGTCACCCTGATCGCCGAACAGGGCTTCTCCGCCACCACCGTGGACGAGATCGCCGAGCGCGCCGGGGTCGCGAAGGGCACGGTCTACTACAACTTCGCGAGCAAATCGGTTCTCTTCGAAGAGCTGCTGCGGCACGGCGTGGGGCTCCTGACCGCCTCCCTACGGGAGGCGGCGGAAGAGACCGCGCGGAACGGCGGCAGCAAGGTCGACGCGCTGGACGCGATGATCCGGGCCGGGCTCGTCTTCATCGACCGCTATCCGGCCTTCACGCAGCTGTATGTCGCCGAGCTGTGGCGCACCAACCGGGCCTGGCAGTCCACGCTGCTGGTGGTCCGGCAGGAGGCGGTCGCGGTCGTCGAGGGCGTCCTGCGCGACGGGGTGGCGAACGGCGAGCTCAGCGACGAGATCGACATCCCGCTGACGGCGGCCGCGCTGGTCGGCATGGTCCTGGTGGCCGCCCTGGACTGGAAGGCCTTCCAGCCGGAGCGTTCCCTGGACGACGTCCACGCGGCGCTGTCGCGGCTGCTGCAGGGGCGCGTGAGCGGCAGCCGCTGA
- a CDS encoding ATP-binding cassette domain-containing protein — translation MASPCGLGVTAEDFGLAGPRGWAFRGVSFDAEPGSLIAIEGPSGSGRTCLLLALTGRMKPTEGTATMGASRLPKQMAAVRRVSALAHVPGVTDLDPALTVGEHLRERALLQRRFGGSLRGFLRPRRERVTETELRIDTALATAGLDREALPKGSRTAVRDLERLEALRLSLALALIGRPQLLGVDDTDLKLSDAERTEAWALLKSLAESGTTVVAVCSEAPEGATVVNPQKSGRKETADALAETGRA, via the coding sequence ATGGCCAGTCCATGCGGACTGGGCGTCACGGCCGAGGACTTCGGGCTCGCGGGACCCCGCGGCTGGGCTTTCCGCGGAGTCTCCTTCGACGCGGAGCCCGGCTCGCTGATCGCGATCGAGGGACCGTCCGGATCCGGCCGCACGTGCCTGCTGCTCGCGCTCACGGGCCGGATGAAGCCCACCGAGGGGACGGCCACCATGGGTGCGTCCAGGCTGCCGAAGCAGATGGCCGCCGTGCGGCGCGTGAGCGCGCTCGCGCACGTACCCGGCGTGACCGATCTGGATCCGGCCCTGACCGTGGGAGAGCACCTGCGTGAACGGGCGCTGTTGCAGCGGCGGTTCGGCGGCTCCCTGCGCGGGTTTCTGCGACCGCGCAGAGAGCGGGTCACGGAGACCGAGCTGCGGATCGACACCGCGCTGGCCACCGCCGGTCTCGACCGGGAGGCCCTGCCCAAGGGCTCCCGGACCGCCGTACGCGACCTGGAGCGGCTCGAAGCCCTGCGACTGTCCCTGGCGCTGGCGCTCATCGGCCGCCCTCAGCTCCTCGGCGTCGACGACACCGACCTGAAGCTCTCGGACGCCGAACGGACCGAAGCCTGGGCCCTGTTGAAGTCGCTCGCCGAGTCCGGCACCACGGTCGTGGCGGTGTGCAGCGAGGCCCCCGAGGGCGCCACCGTCGTCAACCCCCAGAAGAGCGGGCGGAAGGAGACGGCCGATGCGCTCGCCGAAACTGGCCGCGCTTGA
- a CDS encoding YhgE/Pip family protein: protein MRSPKLAALELRRFGRGRLPRAALAALLLLPLLYGALYLWSFWDPYARLDRIPVALVNDDEGATAAGKKVSAGDDITKGLRDSDVFAWHEVGAAEARRGVEDGTYYLSLTVPGDFSERIASSSGDVPETGALQVRTNDANNYIVGQISRTVFSEVRTAASTKASRSFLDKIFISFSDIHGATVKAAEGADRLKDGIGKAKQGAKDLADGLEEAKKGSGKLSGGLKKLNKGAGDLEDGSRQVAEGTQSLADKVNGAADKVGPFLKDNEKSIGDTAQLVADSAAGIRHNLDTLVETAPAAAKGAHTASGTLNTVYKARCETPPVPDPACPGLKKAKEAAADVAKVADDVNTLIDDQDGDLDTLDKNLATLQKQAQALADRSPHLSEDLDDAVSEINQLNKGAEKAAKGAKRLHTGLGTAKTGAADLDTGVGALKTGAGDLDTGIYKLVGGSGKLVGGLHDGADQIPDYGKRDRDQRTQVMANPVRLASQDLHKAPNYGTGFAPYFIPLSLWVGAMVAYMLIQPLNRRALAAGASAWRIALAGWLPVAAVGVLQTAALMAVLHWAIGLEMARAAGTVGFLFLVTACFAAIVQWLNARFGAAGRILVLAFLMLQLTSAGGTYPVQTSPGFFNAIHPFMPMSYVVEALRRLITGGGLGPVWQACAVLMAFTAGALALTTLSARRKQVWTLDRLHPELSL from the coding sequence ATGCGCTCGCCGAAACTGGCCGCGCTTGAGCTCAGGCGCTTCGGCCGGGGCAGGCTGCCGCGCGCCGCGCTGGCCGCGCTCCTGTTGCTGCCCCTGCTGTACGGCGCGCTCTACTTGTGGTCGTTCTGGGATCCGTACGCCCGTCTCGACCGCATCCCCGTGGCGCTGGTGAACGACGACGAGGGGGCCACGGCCGCGGGCAAGAAGGTCTCGGCGGGCGACGACATCACCAAGGGGCTGCGGGACAGCGACGTCTTCGCGTGGCACGAGGTGGGCGCCGCCGAGGCCCGCCGGGGCGTCGAGGACGGCACGTACTACCTGTCGCTGACGGTGCCGGGCGACTTCAGCGAGAGGATCGCGTCCAGCTCCGGCGACGTGCCGGAGACGGGCGCGCTCCAGGTGCGTACGAACGACGCGAACAACTACATCGTCGGGCAGATCTCCCGGACGGTGTTCAGCGAGGTGCGCACGGCCGCGTCCACGAAGGCCTCGCGGTCGTTCCTCGACAAGATCTTCATCTCGTTCTCGGACATCCACGGGGCGACCGTGAAGGCCGCCGAGGGGGCCGACCGGCTCAAGGACGGGATCGGCAAGGCGAAGCAGGGCGCCAAGGATCTCGCGGACGGTCTGGAGGAGGCCAAGAAGGGCAGCGGGAAGCTCTCCGGGGGCCTGAAGAAGCTCAACAAGGGCGCGGGCGACCTGGAGGACGGTTCACGCCAGGTCGCGGAGGGCACGCAGTCGCTGGCCGACAAGGTCAACGGGGCCGCGGACAAGGTGGGCCCCTTCCTGAAGGACAACGAGAAGTCGATCGGCGACACGGCCCAGCTCGTCGCCGACTCCGCCGCCGGGATCCGCCACAACCTCGACACCCTGGTGGAGACGGCTCCGGCCGCGGCCAAGGGAGCCCACACTGCCTCCGGCACGCTGAACACCGTCTACAAGGCGCGCTGCGAGACCCCGCCGGTCCCCGACCCCGCGTGTCCCGGCCTGAAGAAGGCCAAGGAGGCGGCCGCGGACGTGGCCAAGGTCGCCGACGACGTGAACACGCTGATCGACGACCAGGACGGCGACCTCGACACGCTCGACAAGAACCTGGCCACCCTCCAGAAGCAGGCCCAGGCACTCGCCGACCGCTCGCCGCACCTCTCCGAGGACCTCGACGACGCCGTCTCCGAGATCAACCAGCTGAACAAGGGCGCGGAGAAGGCCGCCAAGGGGGCCAAGCGGCTGCACACCGGGCTCGGCACGGCCAAGACCGGCGCGGCGGACCTCGACACGGGCGTCGGCGCGCTCAAGACGGGCGCAGGCGACCTCGACACGGGCATCTACAAGCTCGTCGGCGGCTCAGGGAAGCTCGTCGGCGGGCTGCACGACGGCGCCGACCAGATCCCCGACTACGGCAAGCGGGACCGCGACCAGCGCACCCAGGTCATGGCCAACCCCGTCCGGCTCGCCTCCCAGGACCTGCACAAGGCGCCCAACTACGGCACGGGCTTCGCCCCGTACTTCATCCCGCTGTCCCTGTGGGTGGGCGCGATGGTGGCGTACATGCTGATCCAGCCGCTCAACCGGCGCGCGCTCGCGGCGGGTGCCTCGGCCTGGCGCATCGCGCTGGCGGGCTGGCTTCCGGTGGCCGCCGTGGGGGTACTGCAGACGGCGGCCCTGATGGCCGTGCTCCACTGGGCGATCGGCCTGGAGATGGCGCGGGCGGCCGGGACGGTGGGCTTCCTGTTCCTGGTGACGGCGTGCTTCGCGGCGATCGTGCAGTGGCTGAACGCGCGCTTCGGAGCCGCGGGCCGGATCCTCGTCCTCGCCTTCCTGATGCTCCAGCTGACGTCGGCGGGCGGCACGTACCCCGTCCAGACCAGTCCGGGCTTCTTCAACGCGATCCACCCCTTCATGCCGATGAGTTACGTCGTCGAGGCCCTCAGGAGGCTCATCACGGGCGGCGGCCTGGGGCCCGTCTGGCAGGCGTGCGCCGTCCTGATGGCCTTCACCGCGGGGGCCCTCGCGCTCACCACCCTGTCGGCGCGCCGCAAGCAGGTGTGGACCCTCGACCGGCTGCACCCGGAGCTGAGCCTGTGA
- a CDS encoding transglutaminase TgpA family protein yields the protein MSGRARLALCAAAATLMAACALLPLVDPATWIFQAAFLLAVQTGVGALTRRVPLARPLTVAVQALVTLMLVTLSFARQQAVFGIVPGPEAFDHFGLLFQAGTDDIERYSIPAPLSDGIRLMLIGGVLVIGLAVDALAVTYRSAAPAGLPLLAMYSVAAGLSGGGAAWLWFLLAAAGYLMLLLAEGRDRLSQWGRVFGGAPRAPGPDSAGGAVAPVRTGRRIGAVALGIALVMPLGLPSLDGGLLGSTGTGVGNGPGGGGTISAVNPLVSLRDSLNVDEDREVMSYRTNTDDTQDLYLRIVSLDEFDGTAWKPAQRHIEGVPDTFPTPIGLGGDVRRNSVQTSLQAADWYAQDWLPMPYPASKVNIKGSWRYEPVGRTLVGDHGQNTRGMRYDVTSLIVQPTAEQLANAPEPPTALKREFTQVPESLPAVVETTARRVTEGSANHYEQAVKLQDYFAVTGNFRYDTQVQVGSGSAAIARFLRDKEGFCVHFSFSMAAMARTLGIPARVAVGFTPGSPDADGSMSVMLRDAHAWPELYFEGVGWTRFEPTPNRGTVPEYTQTDTPGVDVPSVPRPTQSASTAPSAAPSASESCTAQQRKLEACPSTSAPAAASAHDDDWPWFKILGLTLVGLLVLGVPLLPMLWRMRIRAVRLGGHGRTEADAAAYTLGAWQEVTDTAWDYGIAPEESQTPRKAAARIVRLGKLDPTASDAVHHLAAAVEQVLYAPRPRPVAGLADDARRIAEALSTSASRPARLRALLAPRSAVRVAWAVSTRWAALTARLAARRETLLRRPSGHNS from the coding sequence ATGAGCGGGCGCGCGCGACTGGCACTGTGCGCGGCGGCGGCCACGCTGATGGCTGCCTGCGCCCTGCTGCCGCTGGTCGACCCGGCGACCTGGATCTTCCAGGCGGCGTTCCTGCTGGCGGTGCAGACCGGTGTGGGCGCGCTGACCCGGCGGGTTCCGCTGGCCCGGCCGCTGACCGTGGCGGTGCAGGCGCTGGTGACGCTGATGCTGGTGACGCTGTCCTTCGCCCGGCAGCAGGCCGTCTTCGGGATCGTCCCGGGGCCCGAGGCCTTCGATCATTTCGGGTTGCTGTTCCAGGCGGGCACCGACGACATCGAGCGGTATTCGATTCCGGCACCACTGTCCGACGGCATCCGGCTGATGCTGATCGGCGGCGTCCTGGTGATCGGGCTCGCCGTGGACGCGCTCGCGGTGACGTACCGCAGCGCGGCGCCCGCGGGACTGCCGCTGCTCGCGATGTACTCGGTCGCCGCGGGGCTCTCCGGCGGCGGCGCCGCGTGGCTGTGGTTCCTGCTCGCGGCCGCCGGCTATCTGATGCTGCTCCTGGCCGAGGGCCGCGACCGGCTCTCGCAGTGGGGCCGCGTCTTCGGCGGGGCGCCTCGCGCACCGGGCCCCGACTCCGCGGGCGGCGCCGTCGCGCCGGTCCGCACCGGGCGGCGCATCGGCGCGGTCGCCCTGGGCATCGCCCTGGTGATGCCGCTCGGCCTGCCCTCGCTCGACGGCGGCCTGCTGGGCAGCACGGGGACGGGTGTCGGCAACGGGCCCGGGGGCGGCGGCACGATCTCCGCGGTGAACCCGCTGGTCTCGCTCCGCGACAGCCTGAACGTGGACGAGGACCGCGAGGTCATGTCGTACCGCACCAACACCGACGACACCCAGGACCTCTATCTGCGGATCGTCTCCCTGGACGAGTTCGACGGCACGGCCTGGAAGCCCGCCCAGCGGCACATCGAGGGCGTGCCGGACACTTTCCCGACGCCGATCGGCCTGGGCGGCGACGTGCGGCGGAACTCGGTCCAGACCAGTCTCCAGGCGGCCGACTGGTACGCGCAGGACTGGCTCCCCATGCCGTACCCGGCCAGCAAGGTGAACATCAAGGGCAGCTGGCGGTACGAGCCCGTGGGACGCACGCTCGTCGGCGACCACGGCCAGAACACACGCGGCATGCGGTACGACGTCACCAGCCTGATAGTGCAGCCGACCGCGGAGCAGCTCGCGAACGCGCCGGAACCGCCGACGGCGCTGAAGCGCGAGTTCACCCAGGTGCCCGAGTCGTTGCCCGCGGTGGTGGAGACGACCGCGCGCAGGGTCACCGAGGGCTCGGCGAACCACTACGAGCAGGCGGTCAAGCTCCAGGACTACTTCGCCGTCACCGGCAATTTCCGCTACGACACACAGGTCCAGGTCGGCAGCGGCTCCGCCGCGATCGCCCGCTTCCTGAGGGACAAGGAAGGCTTCTGCGTCCACTTCTCCTTCTCGATGGCCGCGATGGCCCGGACGCTCGGGATACCGGCCCGTGTGGCGGTGGGCTTCACACCCGGCTCCCCGGACGCGGACGGTTCGATGAGCGTGATGCTGCGGGACGCACACGCCTGGCCCGAGCTGTACTTCGAGGGCGTGGGCTGGACCCGCTTCGAGCCGACCCCGAACCGGGGCACGGTGCCGGAGTACACCCAGACGGACACGCCCGGTGTCGACGTACCGAGCGTGCCCAGGCCGACGCAGTCCGCGTCCACGGCGCCCTCCGCCGCCCCGTCGGCGAGCGAGAGCTGCACGGCGCAGCAGCGGAAGCTGGAAGCGTGCCCGAGCACGTCCGCGCCGGCGGCGGCGAGCGCCCATGACGACGACTGGCCGTGGTTCAAGATCCTCGGGCTGACCCTGGTGGGGCTCCTCGTACTGGGAGTGCCCTTGCTGCCGATGCTGTGGCGGATGCGGATACGGGCCGTCCGGCTCGGCGGGCACGGCCGCACCGAGGCGGACGCGGCGGCGTACACGCTGGGGGCCTGGCAGGAGGTGACCGATACGGCGTGGGACTACGGGATCGCGCCGGAGGAGTCGCAGACGCCGCGCAAGGCCGCCGCGCGAATCGTCCGTCTCGGGAAGCTCGATCCGACGGCCTCGGATGCGGTGCACCACCTCGCAGCGGCCGTGGAGCAGGTCCTCTACGCCCCGCGTCCCCGACCGGTGGCGGGCCTCGCGGACGACGCGCGCCGTATCGCGGAGGCCCTGAGCACCTCCGCGAGCCGCCCAGCCCGCCTCCGCGCGCTTCTCGCGCCCCGCTCGGCCGTCCGTGTGGCCTGGGCGGTCTCGACCCGCTGGGCGGCCCTGACGGCCCGTCTCGCGGCCCGCAGGGAGACACTGCTGCGCCGCCCCTCGGGACACAACAGCTGA
- a CDS encoding DUF58 domain-containing protein — protein sequence MTQGGAGSTGHTAEEDKGGLRTALAGLTTRGRSFLAAGVAAAICAYVLGQSDLLRVGLLLAVLPLVCATVLYRTRYRVAGSRRLSPGRVPAGSEARVHLRMDNVSRLPTGLLMLQDRVPYVLGPRPRFVLDRVEAGGRREVSYRVRSDLRGRYPLGPLQLRLTDPFGMCELTRSFSTYDTLTVIPRVEALPPVRLTGEVKGYGDGRQRSLALAGEDDIIPRGYRYGDDLRRVHWRLTARYGELMVRREEQPQRSRCTVLLDTRGIAFQGAGPDSAFEWAVSGTASTLVHMLERGFSVRLLTDTGSSVPGEGADGFAGASQESADAAGMMMDTLAVIDHSDGTGLSRAYDVLRGGNEGLLIAFLGDLDEEQATVLGKMRQRSGGAVAFLLDSETWVREPADAPGALDSSEDRLRMLREAGWTAVTVPRGAGLADLWREADRQRTQVASTGTSAGGDGS from the coding sequence ATGACGCAAGGGGGGGCGGGGAGCACCGGGCACACCGCCGAGGAGGACAAGGGCGGGCTGCGCACCGCGCTCGCCGGGCTCACCACGCGCGGGCGCTCCTTCCTGGCCGCCGGAGTCGCCGCCGCGATCTGCGCGTACGTCCTGGGACAGAGCGATCTGCTCCGGGTCGGCCTGCTCCTCGCGGTCCTGCCGCTGGTCTGCGCGACGGTGCTGTACCGCACCCGCTACCGGGTCGCGGGCAGCCGCAGGCTCTCCCCCGGGCGCGTGCCCGCCGGTTCCGAGGCCCGCGTCCATCTGCGGATGGACAACGTCTCGCGGCTGCCCACCGGACTGCTGATGCTCCAGGACCGGGTGCCGTACGTGCTCGGTCCGCGGCCCCGGTTCGTCCTGGACCGGGTCGAGGCGGGCGGCCGGCGCGAGGTGTCCTACCGCGTGCGCTCGGACCTGCGCGGCCGCTACCCGCTGGGACCGCTGCAGCTGCGGCTCACCGACCCGTTCGGGATGTGCGAACTGACCCGCTCCTTCTCGACGTACGACACGCTGACGGTCATCCCGCGCGTGGAGGCGCTGCCGCCGGTGCGGCTGACCGGTGAGGTGAAGGGGTACGGCGACGGACGGCAGCGCTCGCTCGCACTGGCCGGCGAGGACGACATCATCCCGCGCGGGTACCGCTACGGCGACGACCTGCGCCGGGTGCACTGGCGCCTGACCGCGCGCTACGGCGAGTTGATGGTCCGCCGCGAGGAGCAGCCGCAGCGCTCGCGCTGCACGGTGCTGCTCGACACCCGGGGCATCGCCTTCCAGGGCGCGGGCCCGGACTCGGCCTTCGAGTGGGCCGTCTCGGGTACGGCGTCGACGCTGGTGCACATGCTCGAACGAGGCTTTTCGGTACGGCTGTTGACCGACACCGGCAGCTCGGTGCCCGGCGAGGGCGCCGACGGGTTCGCGGGCGCCAGCCAGGAGTCGGCGGACGCGGCCGGAATGATGATGGACACACTCGCCGTCATCGACCACTCGGACGGCACGGGCCTGTCCCGTGCGTACGACGTGCTGCGCGGTGGGAACGAGGGGCTGCTGATCGCCTTCCTCGGCGATCTCGACGAGGAGCAGGCGACGGTGCTCGGCAAGATGCGCCAGCGCAGCGGCGGAGCTGTCGCCTTCTTGCTGGACAGCGAGACCTGGGTGCGGGAACCGGCCGACGCCCCCGGCGCGTTGGACAGTAGCGAGGATCGACTGCGCATGCTGCGCGAGGCGGGCTGGACCGCCGTGACGGTGCCGCGGGGGGCCGGGCTCGCCGACCTGTGGCGGGAGGCGGACCGCCAGCGCACGCAGGTCGCGTCGACGGGGACTTCGGCGGGGGGAGACGGCTCATGA
- a CDS encoding methyltransferase, protein MSDPMRPPVSHHHPQPASLRSDPSRPRASLRTAVVWEVLKDALDRRVKATGRESLDVLDTGGGSGNFAVPVARLGHRVTVVDPSPNALFALERRAAEAGVADRVQGVQGDAHGLFDVVERGGYDVVLCHGVLEYVDDPAEGVRNVVDALRPEGVLSLLAAGLGGAVLARALAGHFKEARQALDDPDGRWGEGDPVPHRFTAEQLTALVEGAGLRVGAVHGVRVFADLVPGVLVDTEPGAVEALLKLEAAAAELPAFQSVATQLHVLGEAQGPAEG, encoded by the coding sequence GTGTCGGACCCGATGCGCCCACCCGTCTCCCACCACCACCCTCAACCGGCGTCGCTGCGCTCCGACCCCTCTCGACCTCGCGCTTCTCTTCGTACCGCCGTGGTCTGGGAGGTCCTCAAGGACGCCCTGGACCGCCGGGTCAAGGCCACGGGGCGGGAGTCCCTCGACGTACTCGACACCGGGGGCGGCAGCGGCAACTTCGCGGTGCCCGTGGCCCGCCTCGGCCACCGCGTCACCGTCGTCGACCCCAGCCCGAACGCGCTGTTCGCGCTGGAGCGCCGGGCCGCCGAGGCCGGCGTCGCCGACCGTGTGCAGGGCGTCCAGGGCGACGCACACGGCCTCTTCGACGTGGTCGAGCGCGGTGGCTACGACGTGGTGCTGTGCCACGGCGTGCTGGAGTACGTGGACGACCCGGCCGAGGGCGTGCGCAACGTGGTGGACGCGCTGCGCCCCGAGGGCGTCCTCAGCCTCCTCGCCGCGGGCCTGGGCGGAGCCGTGCTGGCCCGCGCCCTCGCCGGGCACTTCAAGGAGGCCAGGCAGGCACTCGATGACCCGGACGGACGCTGGGGCGAGGGCGATCCCGTACCCCACCGCTTCACCGCCGAACAGCTCACCGCCCTGGTCGAGGGCGCGGGCCTGCGTGTCGGTGCCGTGCACGGCGTGCGGGTCTTCGCCGACCTGGTGCCCGGGGTTCTCGTGGACACCGAGCCCGGGGCCGTGGAGGCGCTGCTGAAGTTGGAGGCCGCGGCGGCCGAGCTCCCCGCGTTCCAGTCCGTGGCGACGCAGCTCCATGTGCTCGGTGAGGCGCAGGGGCCGGCCGAGGGCTGA